Below is a window of Shewanella khirikhana DNA.
CTTCGTGGGTTACGCTGGCTCTGTCTTTCAGGGCATCGAGATCTTCAATGGCGCGGGTGAGGCGATCGCGGATCTCGCGCATTTTCAGCTGCTCAGTCTTTTTAAACAGGTGGCCGGTTTCGGTTTGCAGCGCGGCGAAGGCTTCCCGCTGGGGCGCGAGATAGCGGCGCACCATTACGGTCTGGCGTCTGAGCTCCGCAATGTCGTTACGCAGATCGCGGCTGTTGCCGGTGACGATTTGCTCTTCGAGATCGTCAAGCTTCTCTTCCAGACTATTGATAAAGTCGGTTTTTCTGAGAGTTAACTTATCGCACAGTGACAAAATAAAGTCTGCCGGCGTGGCTGGGCCTGCACGCTTGCCAATCTGCTCGGCCAGTTCTTTAACCGACTGCAAGCCACGGCGACAGGCACTAACGATACGGTGCTTATCGGCGTAGAGCCTCAGCGCCACCATGTCTTCCGGCGCGGCGTCCGGGTTCAGGTTTACGCCCCTCAAAGCCACCAGAATGCCGCCTTCATTGGCGATGGCGCGGGGACGGGTATCGCGGGACAAGAGCGCATCAATTTCCAGCGGCGGCAGATCTGTGCCCTGCAGCCATTCGCGGGCATCTTTGGAGTGGTAGTTCAGGTGAACCCAGATATTGCCCTGCTCCGGCGTCCACTGTGCCAGTGCCTCGGCGCTTAGGGCTTCACCGGCCCGCTCGCCACTGAGCCACAGACTGTACACAAAGCCATGGGACATAGTGCATTCCTTTTCAACGGTTTTTCAGACACTAGCCTATACCGGCGCCAGGTTTCAAGCGACCTGCGTGATGGCGATGGAGGAAAGCTTGGCCGCAATGGGATAAAATTGGCTTATTGATTAATGGTTGTGGATATTCCGATGGAGTATGAATTTCGCCGCAACGGGCTGGATGGCTCGGTTTTGGCGCGTTTCAGTATGGAACATGAGGTCA
It encodes the following:
- a CDS encoding zinc transporter ZntB, whose protein sequence is MSHGFVYSLWLSGERAGEALSAEALAQWTPEQGNIWVHLNYHSKDAREWLQGTDLPPLEIDALLSRDTRPRAIANEGGILVALRGVNLNPDAAPEDMVALRLYADKHRIVSACRRGLQSVKELAEQIGKRAGPATPADFILSLCDKLTLRKTDFINSLEEKLDDLEEQIVTGNSRDLRNDIAELRRQTVMVRRYLAPQREAFAALQTETGHLFKKTEQLKMREIRDRLTRAIEDLDALKDRASVTHEELMSRQSEELNQRLYFLSLVTAVFLPLGFLTGLLGVNIGGIPGADTPWAFGAFCLLLLVLVLGQLWLFYRKRWL